A window of the Scophthalmus maximus strain ysfricsl-2021 chromosome 8, ASM2237912v1, whole genome shotgun sequence genome harbors these coding sequences:
- the pcm1 gene encoding pericentriolar material 1 protein isoform X4, translating to MATGGTPLDDSSEELHNWTVTNSSLDDRLNNMDWGVQQKKANRSSEKNKKKLSAAVVESRLTNDISPESTPGAGRRRARTPHSFPHIKYSTQMSVPDQAELDKLRQRMNFTDMDERSIGSDSQGRVTAANNQRQFAGDNKKPYNFLPLHVNTNKSKELLLLPPSSSAPATPAITKETKKQSPGLRDTLTPVFPAKETPRFSQGDAERRPSVRREYGRGEPQVDSSQVVSKLIQIREYITKASSMRDDLVEKNDVPANVERLSHLIDHLKEQEKSYLRFLQKMLARENEEDDVGTLDSAVGSGSLAGSFSLNTEVRSSDASNATGDRPDVAHADQKEELENLRKQHELLKKMLEQQEQLRALQGRQEALMAMQQSAEQALAVIEDTVVTETTGSVSGLSITSELNDELNDLIQRFHNQLHDSQTKAVPDNRRQAESLSLSREVSWSRGPQAVGPPQHRPLLHSASGPHTGLDTGATAASAKLTKLQELQDKKQTMDQILQELHSLRDQTLNNNSSRGLSTQCSLSMGDCPSVLCSNGASASTPFRPSLTQHQGTSNSTDKLRKLKEVHKRLNELRELVQYYEQTSDMMVDAVNENVKEDDDDEEEEEEEETEDGSMFEAMFDSEQENRQPVTNIRNPQRSGNWTDLNSLTNRRSVRGSGSKNREGRLNTEINNRSAANIRSLTIPSAIECQYNRDTPYNQAKDEDEEEDCLGHDAGAQAAAPDSEASGSSQRSSLRNNGGFSQKAHRQTAKQKLRQLQELVAMVQSDDTDGTTANEDEALHQQPNNTRATAARPLGAGPQQNSRDLVLSSKTREKLYEEKLLQQKQELQQLHEERQRLFEIQGKIQDLQWACPDLQSSVSSTVSQQGLLKKVPVAVSTPAPVQAPSSSGPKTNSVVLKPTAPEAATSSVTDNELWSEMRRHQILREELRQRRKHLECLMAEHQRRSGVGDSPRQTDEQDSLATPSQPVSRDERTMATWGSTPCHLDGDADEDDDDDDDENDDEYHTEIDAEQEEEQEECAESTSDDDIHIYSSSRNQCSFSNRNNQGSNLKPPPGFSGDCSGNLHNKTKAKQQQQQQQQQSRSLNQSASQHGGTRRQENLRWASELSFAEGSSQGWQEQVIQLQTQLDFSTSMCQTLLQDQQTLSYMLQTLLTGQYSVLPNNMSSPQVHLLMHQLNQCYTQLAWQQTNVQRLKQVLSDLLRQQQQQQQQQQQQQQQQQQPSSSLTAGWQTQKQSSSQESRPGPSASPGIFRPFSSILRPSTNNMATAAVSPFPPSLNLYPLFPAAAGEFPQGAAGPLASDHQKQQLDPNTSIKTEYMSFPPPLQRSPLNKTPERGSAGWLNTSYANNIVKPHPSKTRPQESPPSSPNFVNRRSRPQDFDQASQESFTTMPDPVDPTTVTKTFKSGRKASAQANLASRSKTPNSKSRRRRSKGHKKDSDAVCSSDRESDSVSSTVDFVQQRVGPSRQKDQNQSLLDKLTQEKLDSKTKLGSKRNDLSSAYAWRTPFLSNRIACTEAPDASSDFSLFDALRETIYSEVATLISQNESRPHFLIELFHELQLLNSDYLRQRALYSLEDIVTSHLTEKCAAEDQLPPLGPAAWAAGSHSELTPSESLATSEAEVVEKNVNTQNTTKKRHDAESVDNDSTMSTSSNLEPFANDDLGNTVIHLDKALARIREYERMKLKAEFNLYNAGNAGAGDCQVSHARHPSANPAEGAAAGDMRCPQIDTQQLDRQIKAIMTEVIPFLKENMDEVCSVQLLTSVRRMVLTLTQQNDESKEFVRFFHRQLGGILQDSLCKFVGRTLKECGEDLLVEISEILFNELAFFRLMQDLDNNGSSVASATRQKNKRTERASNEKHKLKENTIAGGDKSVSPAYSDGEKDRDEAEQEGYSTLQELYLQTEMKNNNNRSSEASEVEEEDEDEEDGQEMLLSISLSKAETQALTNYGSGEDENDEEEIEEFEAGPVDVQTSLQASADGQVEQEAITASETQETKTEQRSSENDDEMNKPVGTVNSTVDESATAEYPTPEEVEEESEVGAAAAAATEEDAALSPGQDVQKKPSTTSSPDTDSPVMINVDEVGSGNTSQKSDEEDFVKVDDLPLQLSVMCEEELQKRIVEEQQNNNLSVEILGGNRESLTGLVGSAQALKAPDAVGAQSE from the exons ATGGCAACTGGAGGCACACCTCTCGATGACAGTTCAGAAGAGCTACACAACTGGACTGTGACCAATAGCAGTCTGGACGATAGACTCAACAACATG GACTGGGGTGTACAGCAGAAGAAAGCCAACCGTTCTTCagagaagaacaagaaaaagCTGTCAGCTGCGGTGGTGGAGAGCCGCCTGACTAATGATATTTCTCCCGAGTCCACCCCTGGGGCCGGTCGCAGGAGAGCACGCACTCCTCATTCCTTCCCGCACATCAAATACAGCACCCAGATGTCTGTCCCAGACCAAGCGGAGCTGGACAAGCTGCGTCAGAGGATGAATTTCACAGACATGGATGAG AGGAGCATCGGCAGTGACTCCCAGGGGCGCGTCACGGCCGCCAACAACCAGCGCCAGTTCGCTGGGGACAACAAGAAGCCCTACAACTTCCTACCTCTGCATGTTAACACTAACAAAAGcaaggagctgctgctgctccctccctcctcctccgccccagCCACCCCAGCCATCACCAAGGAAACCAAGAAGCAGAGCCCAGGACTCAGGGATACACTAACCCCTGTGTTTCCTGCCAAGGAAACTCCAAGGTTCAGCCAGGGTGATGCCGAGAGACGGCCCTCGGTGCGCAGAGAGTATGGGAGAGGAGAGCCGCAGGTAGACAGCAGCCAG GTGGTGAGCAAACTGATACAGATCCGGGAGTACATCACCAAGGCCAGCTCCATGCGGGACGACCTGGTGGAGAAGAACGATGTGCCGGCCAACGTGGAGCGTCTCTCCCATCTCATCGACCACCTCAAGGAGCAGGAGAAGTCTTATTTACGCTTCCTGCAGAAAATGCTG GCGCGGGAGAACGAAGAGGATGATGTAGGGACCCTGGACTCTGCAGTGGGCTCGGGTTCACTGGCAGGGAGCTTTTCTCTTAACACTGAGGTTCGCTCTTCAGATGCCTCAAATGCAACG GGCGATAGGCCAGACGTTGCGCATGCTGACcagaaggaggagctggagaatcTGCGCAAGCAGCACGAGCTGCTGAAGAAGatgctggagcagcaggagcagctccgGGCCCTGCAGGGCCGCCAGGAGGCTCTGATGGCCATGCAGCAGAGCGCAGAGCAGGCACTCGCTGTGATTGAAGACACCG TTGTCACAGAAACCACAGGCAGTGTTTCAGGCCTGAGCATCACATCAGAACTGAACGATGAGCTCAACGATTTGATCCAGCGGTTCCACAACCAGCTACACGACTCTCAG ACTAAAGCAGTGCCAGACAACCGTCGCCAGGCGGAGAGTCTTTCCCTCTCCAGGGAGGTTAGCTGGTCCAGGGGCCCCCAGGCTGTCGGCCCACCTCAACACAGGCCACTCCTCCACTCTGCCTCTGGCCCACACACTGGGCTGGACACTGGAGCGACAGCTGCCAGTGCCAAACTCACCAAGCTCCAAGAACTCCAAGACAAAAAGCAAACCATGGACCAgatcctgcaggagctgcatTCACTCAGAGACCAGACTCTCAATAATAACTCAA GTCGTGGCCTGTCGACACAGTGCAGCCTGAGTATGGGAGATTGTCCATCTGTTCTCTGCTCCAATGGGGCATCTGCTTCCACCCCCTTTCGTCCTTCACTCACACAACACCAGGGCACCTCCAACTCCACCGACAAGCTCAG GAAGCTAAAGGAGGTCCACAAGCGTCTGAATGAGCTGCGAGAACTGGTTCAGTACTATGAGCAGACATCTGACATGATGGTGGATGCGGTCAATGAGAACGTGAAAGAagatgacgacgacgaggaagaggaggaggaagaagaaacggaGGACGGCTCCATGTTTGAAGCAATGTTTGACTCTGAGCAGGAGAACCGCCAGCCTGTAACTAATATCAG AAACCCACAGCGCAGTGGGAACTGGACAGACTTGAACAGCCTGACCAACAGGCGCAGCGTCAGGGGTAGTGGCAGTAAGAACCGGGAGGGCAGACTCAACACTGAGATCAACAACCGGTCAGCAGCCAACATCCGCAGCCTCACAATCCCCTCAGCCATAG AGTGCCAGTACAACAGGGACACACCTTACAATCAGGCGAAGgacgaggatgaagaagaggactGTCTCGGTCACGACGCAGGGGCACAGGCCGCGGCTCCTGACAGCGAGGCATCGGGGTCCAGTCAGAGGAGCAGCCTCAGGAACAACGGAGGATTCTCCCAGAAAGCTCATCGTCAGACGGCGAAGCAGAAACTGCGGCAGCTGCAGGAACTGGTGGCCATGGTTCAG AGTGATGACACGGATGGTACCACAGCTAATGAGGATGAAGCTTTGCACCAGCAGCCAAACAACACCAGAGCCACTGCAGCGAGGCCACTTGGGGCTGGACCTCAACAGAATTCCAGAGACCTCGTTCTCTCCAGCAAGACCAG GGAAAAGTTGTATGAGGAAAAGCTGCTTCAGCAGAAACAGGAGTTGCAGCAGCTCCACGAGGAGCGGCAGAGACTCTTTGAAATTCAAGGCAAGATACAGGACCTCCAGTGGGCTTGCCCAGATCTCCAG TCGTCTGTGTCGAGCACAGTGAGTCAGCAGGGTTTGCTGAAAAAGGTCCCAGTTGCAGTTTCCACTCCGGCCCCCGTCCAGGCTCCTTCGTCTTCTGGCCCAAAAACCAACTCGGTTGTCCTCAAACCCACTGCGCCGGAAGCAGCTACGTCTTCGGTCACCGACAATGAG CTTTGGTCAGAGATGCGTCGCCACCAGATCCTGCGGGAAGAACTGCGCCAACGCAGAAAACACTTGGAGTGCTTGATGGCTGAACACCAGAGGCGTAGCGGTGTCGGCGATTCTCCCCGCCAGACCGACGAACAGGACAGCCTCGCTACGCCCTCACAACCTGTCAGTAGGGATGAAAG GACAATGGCTACCTGGGGTTCCACTCCCTGCCACCTCGATGGTGACGCTGACgaagacgatgatgacgacgacgacgagaaCGATGACGAATATCACACGGAGATAGatgcagagcaggaagaggagcaggaggaatgTGCAGAGAGCACCTCTGATGACGACATCCACATCTACTCTTCCAGCAGGAACCAGTGCTCCTTCAGTAACAGGAATAATCAAGGAAG TAACCTGAAGCCTCCACCAGGCTTCTCAGGTGACTGTAGTGGGAATCTTCATAACAAGACCAAggccaagcagcagcagcagcagcagcagcagcagtcgagAAGTTTGAACCAGTCTGCGAGCCAACACGGAGGTACGCGACGGCAAGAAAACCTGCGCTGGGCTTCAGAGCTTTCCTTTGCTGAGGGCTCAAGCCAGGGCTGGCAGGAGCAGGTAATCCAGCTGCAGACACAGCTGGATTTCAGCACAAGCATGTGTCAGACTCTCCTTCAGGACCAGCAG ACCCTGTCATACATGTTGCAAACCCTGCTGACTGGTCAGTACAGTGTGTTGCCCAACAACATGTCCTCACCACAGGTCCACCTGCTCATGCACCAGCTCAACCAGTGTTACACCCAGCTGGCTTGGCAGCAGACCAATGTACAAAG ACTGAAGCAGGTCCTGAGCGACCTCCttcgccagcagcagcagcagcaacagcagcagcagcagcagcaacagcaacagcagcagccatccTCCTCTTTAACAGCAGGTTGGCAGACACAAAAGCAAAGCTCATCCCAGGAATCCCGCCCTGGTCCCTCAGCCTCTCCCGGCATCTTCcgccccttctcctccatcctgcGTCCTTCAACCAACAACATGGCAACGGCTGCTGTATCCCCATTCCCTCCCA GCTTGAACTTGTATCCGCTGTTCCCTGCTGCCGCGGGGGAGTTCCCTCAGGGCGCAGCGGGTCCTTTGGCGTCGGACCACCAGAAGCAGCAGTTAGACCCCAACACTTCGATCAAAACAGAGTACATGAGTTTCCCTCCTCCGCTGCAGCGCTCCCCTctaaacaagacaccagaaagaGG ATCGGCCGGCTGGCTCAACACCTCCTACGCCAACAACATTGTCAAGCCTCATCCGTCGAAAACACGCCCACAGGAgtcgcccccctcctctcccaatTTTGTGAACCGCCGCTCCAGGCCTCAAGACTTTGACCAGGCGTCACAGGAGAGCTTCACCACCATGCCCGACCCCGTCGACCCAACCACCGTGACGAAGACCTTCAAGTCCGGGCGCAAGGCCTCAGCACAGGCCAACCTGGCCTCGCGGAGCAAGACTCCCAACTCCAAGAGTCGTCGCCGGAGGAGCAAAGGGCACAAAAAGGACAGCGATG cGGTTTGCTCCTCAGACCGTGAGAGCGACAGCGTTAGCAGCACCGTGGactttgtccagcagagggtCGGTCCGTCTCGGCAGAAAGATCAGAATCAGAGTCTCCTGGATAAGCTGACACAAGAGAAGCTAGACAGCAAGACTAAGCTTGGCAGTAAAAGGAACGACCTCTCCTCTG CCTATGCTTGGAGAACACCATTCCTCTCTAACAGAATTGCATGCACAGAAGCACCAG ACGCGAGCAGCGACTTCTCTCTGTTCGACGCGCTGAGGGAGACCATTTACTCCGAGGTGGCGACCTTGATATCCCAGAACGAGTCCCGGCCTCACTTTCTCATCGAGCTCTTTcacgagctgcagctgctcaacTCGGACTACTTACGGCAGAGGGCACTCTATTCCCTTGAG GACATAGTGACCAGTCACCTGACAGAGAAGTGTGCAGCCGAGGACCAGCTGCCCCCTCTGGGCCCTGCGGCGTGGGCTGCAGGCTCGCACTCCGAGCTGACGCCCAGCGAGAGTCTGGCCACCAGTGAAGCA gaggtggtggagaagaaCGTGAACACACAGAACACCACGAAGAAGAGGCACGACGCAGAGTCGGTGGACAACGACAGCACCATGTCGACCTCCTCCAACCTGGAACCGTTCGCTAACGACGACCTGg GCAACACGGTGATTCATTTAGACAAAGCTCTGGCCAGGATTAGGGAGTATGAGCGCATGAAGCTAAAAGCTGAGTTTAACCTCTACAATGCGGGCAACGCAGGCGCCGGCGACTGCCAAGTCTCTCACGCTCGACATCCTTCTGCTAACCCTGCTGAAG gagcGGCGGCCGGCGACATGCGCTGTCCGCAGATCGACACGCAGCAGTTGGATCGTCAGATCAAAGCCATCATGACCGAAGTCATTCCCTTCCTGAAG GAGAACATGGACGAGGTGTGCTCCGTGCAGCTGTTGACGTCTGTGCGACGCATGGTCCTCACTCTCACGCAGCAGAATGACGAGAGCAAGGAGTTTGTCCGCTTTTTCCACAGACAGCTGGGAGGCATCCTGCAG GACTCTCTCTGTAAATTCGTCGGCCGCACGCTGAAGGAGTGCGGCGAGGACCTTTTGGTGGAGATTTCCGAGATCCTCTTCAATGAGCTGGCCTTCTTCAGGCTCATGCAGGATCTGGACAACAACGGCAGCAGCGTCGCCTCGGCaaccagacaaaaaaacaagaggacCGAGCGAGCCAGTAACGAAAAGCACAAGCTCAAG GAAAACACAATAGCTGGCGGTGATAAATCGGTTTCTCCGGCCTACTCGGATGGAGAAAAG gacCGAGATGAAGCTGAGCAGGAAGGTTATTCTACGCTGCAGGAGCTTTACCTGCAGACGGAgatgaagaacaacaacaacaggagcagCGAAGCCTCCGAGGtcgaagaggaagatgaggatgaagaggacggACAGGAAATGCTTCTGTCAATCA gtctTTCCAAAGCAGAGACTCAGGCCCTGACGAACTACGGCAGCGGGGAGGACGAGAACGACGAGGAGGAGATCGAGGAGTTCGAGGCCGGACCTGTGGACGTCCAGACCTCGCTGCAGGCGTCTGCTGATGGACAAGTGGAGCAGGAG GCGATAACAGCCAGTGAAACCCAGGAGACCAAAACTGAACAGAGGAGTTCAGAGAACGATGACG AAATGAACAAGCCAGTTGGGACAGTGAATTCCACAGTGGACGAATCTGCCACAGCGGAGTACCCGACTcctgaggaggtggaggaagagagtgaagtcggggctgccgctgctgctgctacagaaGAAGacgctgctctctctcctggTCAGGACGTCCAGAAGAAGCCCTCCACTACCAGCAGCCCCGACACGGACTCACCCGTCATGATCAACGTAGAC GAGGTGGGGTCAGGTAACACAAGTCAGAAGTCTGACGAAGAAGACTTTGTGAAGGTGGACGACTTGCCACTGCAGCTGTCAGTAATGTGCGAG GAGGAGCTTCAGAAGAGAAtagtggaggagcagcagaataACAACCTGTCCGTGGAGATCCTCGGTGGGAACAGGGAGTCGCTGACTGGGCTGGTGGGAAGCGCCCAGGCACTGAAGGCACCAG aCGCGGTCGGTGCCCAGAGTGAGTAA